AAGCCGCCGATGCTGTTGGCCCATTCCATCGAATGGATCGCATCCTCGACGCACAGCATCGAGGGGGTGTTGATGGTAGCGCCGGTGAAGATGCCTTCGTTCAATTTGCCGGCCTTGGTCAGGCGAAACAGCTTGGGCAACGGGCGGTCGGGCTTGTAGCTCTCGAGCCGCTCGACCGCGCGCGGGCCGAGGATGAGGACGCCATGCGCAGCCTCGCCGCCGAGGACCTTTTGCCAGCTGAAGGTGGCGACATCGATCTTGTCCCACGGCAGGCGGTGGGCGAAGACCGCGCTGGTGCTGTCGGCGAAGGACAGGCCCTCTCGGTCGTCGGGAATCCAGTCGCCGTTCGGCACGCGCACGCCCGAGGTCGTGCCGTTCCAGGTGAAGAGCACGTCGGTGGTCCAGTCGACCTCGTCGAGATGGGGCAGGTCGCCATAATCGGCCTCGACCGCGATGGGATCGAGTTTCAATTGCTCGATCGCGTCCTTGACCCAGTCCTTGCCGAAGCTCTCCCAGCCCATGGCGGTGACGCGGCGCGCCCCGAGCATCGTCCACATCGCCATTTCGAAGGCACCGGTGTCGGAGCCGGGCACGATGCCGATTCGGTGCGAATCGGGCAGTTCGAGCAAGTCGCGCATCATCGCGATGCAATGCGCGAGGCGGGCCTTGTTAACCGCACCGCGGTGCGATCGGCCGAGGCCGCCCAAGTGCAACTTGTCGGGGCTCCAGCCCGGCGGCTTGGCGCAGGGGCCGGACGAGAAATAAGGGCGCGCGGGGCGCACGTCAGGCTTGTTCAATCAAACTCTCCTCCCAGAGAGGCGCGCCGCGTTGGGGCGGCGTGTCCCGAGACGGTGTTAAGCCCCTTTGAACCAAGAAGATAGCCGGGACTTTAGCCCGTTAAAATTTAACAAGAACAACGGATTACTGCGTTAAATCTGCGTTAAAAAGTTAATCTAATGTAATCGGTGCCTCAACTCATCGCTTCGTCTCATCGACTCGTCCCCTTATTGGGAACAGGCGCTTGAGTTTCTTAACCAAAGCAGGACAGGGTCACCCTCGACAAAGCGCTGTGAACCTTCACGGCGAGAGCGGGAGGGATGGGGCCCTCCATTGTATTGGACGCGATTTTCTCCCGGGGGAGGGGTCGCACGAGTGACTGGAGCGGGCGGTATCATGGCTTTCATGTCGATGTTGAAGGGCGGGCTTTTTCGAAATCGCGAGATTTTCCTGCGTGACGGTGAAAAGGTCACGCGGTTGAAGGTGTCGGCGATCTCGCAGATTTTCGCCGTCGCCATGGTTTTCGGCCTGACCAGCTGGTCGGGCTTCGCTACCGCGCAGCTGCTCAACGAACGCGAAGAGGTGATGAGCCTCGAACAGGAACTGGCCTTCCATGAGAAGGTCGAGACCCGCCAGCGCGTGCTCGCCGAAATGGCCGGCCGCCTGCTCGATGAACGCTATGCCGCGCAGGTCAAGGAGCTCGAGAGCCTCGGTGTCGCCGACCGCGTCGACGGCGTCGGCGGTCCGCTCGAAGCCGCCGCCAATGGCGATGAAACTTTCGCCCAGCTGTTCCAGAGCTGGAAGCGCCTCGACAATCTTCAGGGCAGCGCGATCGCCGTGCCCTCGGCCAAGCCGGTGGAAGCCGCGCGCCTGACCTCGAGCTATGGTACGCGTAACGACCCGTTCAAGAAGCGCCGTGCCCGTCACGGCGGCATCGACCTTGCCGGCCCGGTCGGCACGCCGATCCTCGTCACCGCCGACGGCATCGTGAAGCGCGCCGGTTGGAACTCGGGCGGCTATGGCAACCTCATCGAGGTCGATCATGGCAATGGCATCACCACCCGCTATGCCCACTTGTCGAAGGTTGAGGTTCGCGCCGGCGAGCGCGTCACCCGCGGCATGCAGATCGGCAAGATGGGCTCGACCGGCCGTTCGACCGGTAGCCACCTCCACTATGAGGTCCGCATCGACGGTCGCTCGGTCAACCCGATCCCCTTCATGGAATCGACCGATTACCTCGTCGCCATGCGCGATGGTGGTGAGGGCGACATGATGCACGGCGTGGGCGGCGGCGCGCAGTAAGCGCCTCGCGACCACAGGAATGCAAGAAGGGCGGTTGCCGGGGGCAGCCGCCCTTCTTACATCGGGGCCATGGATATTCCGCTTCTCACCAAGAACGCCGCCGCGCGCGTGCGTGCGATCGCCGACAAGCAGGGCAAGCCCGCGATGCTGCGCCTCGGCGTCGATGGCGGCGGTTGCGCCGGCTTCACCTATCGGTTCGAATTGAGCGAGCCCGAGGAGGGCGACGTGACTAGCGAGACCGACGGCGTGACGCTGTTGGTTGACACGGTCAGCCTCGATTTCCTCAAAGGCAGCGCGGT
The nucleotide sequence above comes from Sphingomicrobium arenosum. Encoded proteins:
- a CDS encoding phosphoserine transaminase — protein: MNKPDVRPARPYFSSGPCAKPPGWSPDKLHLGGLGRSHRGAVNKARLAHCIAMMRDLLELPDSHRIGIVPGSDTGAFEMAMWTMLGARRVTAMGWESFGKDWVKDAIEQLKLDPIAVEADYGDLPHLDEVDWTTDVLFTWNGTTSGVRVPNGDWIPDDREGLSFADSTSAVFAHRLPWDKIDVATFSWQKVLGGEAAHGVLILGPRAVERLESYKPDRPLPKLFRLTKAGKLNEGIFTGATINTPSMLCVEDAIHSMEWANSIGGLDGMIERAKANAAAVDALVQARDWLHHLCPDPALRSRTGVCLTLDAEPARAKAMVKLIEDEEVAYDFGAYRDAPPGFRIWCGATVDSADIEKLGPWLDWAWAQTA
- a CDS encoding HesB/IscA family protein, producing the protein MDIPLLTKNAAARVRAIADKQGKPAMLRLGVDGGGCAGFTYRFELSEPEEGDVTSETDGVTLLVDTVSLDFLKGSAVDYVENLGGASFQVTNPQAASGCGCGSSFSI
- a CDS encoding M23 family metallopeptidase, translating into MAFMSMLKGGLFRNREIFLRDGEKVTRLKVSAISQIFAVAMVFGLTSWSGFATAQLLNEREEVMSLEQELAFHEKVETRQRVLAEMAGRLLDERYAAQVKELESLGVADRVDGVGGPLEAAANGDETFAQLFQSWKRLDNLQGSAIAVPSAKPVEAARLTSSYGTRNDPFKKRRARHGGIDLAGPVGTPILVTADGIVKRAGWNSGGYGNLIEVDHGNGITTRYAHLSKVEVRAGERVTRGMQIGKMGSTGRSTGSHLHYEVRIDGRSVNPIPFMESTDYLVAMRDGGEGDMMHGVGGGAQ